From one Bos indicus isolate NIAB-ARS_2022 breed Sahiwal x Tharparkar chromosome 16, NIAB-ARS_B.indTharparkar_mat_pri_1.0, whole genome shotgun sequence genomic stretch:
- the C16H1orf115 gene encoding required for drug-induced death protein 1 encodes MTVGARLRSKAASSLPRCGPLTRGRGRTEGDEEAAAILEHLENGAEAAESEASARRPGSRGARRVHLAVLPERYEPLEEQVPSEKPKKRYRKKLKKYGKNVGKVITKGCRYIVVGLQGFAAAYSAPFGVATSVVSFVR; translated from the exons ATGACGGTGGGAGCCAGGCTCCGAAGCAAGGCGGCGAGCAGCCTCCCGCGTTGTGGGCCCCTGACCCGGGGGCGAGGGCGGACGGAGGGGGACGAGGAGGCAGCCGCTATCCTGGAGCATCTGGAGAATGGGGCGGAGGCGGCGGAGAGCGAGGCGAGCGCCCGGCGCCCGGGGTCCCGGGGCGCACGGAGGGTGCACCTCGCCGTCCTCCCAGAGCGCTACGAGCCGCTGGAGGAGCAGGTGCCAAGCGAGAAGCCCAAGAAGAGGTACCGGAAGAAGCTGAAGAAGTATGGCAAG AATGTTGGGAAGGTTATCACCAAAGGATGCCGCTACATCGTGGTCGGCCTGCAGGGATTCGCCGCCGCCTACTCTGCCCCATTTGGCGTGGCCACCAGCGTGGTGTCGTTCGTCCGCTAG